The following proteins are co-located in the Pirellulales bacterium genome:
- a CDS encoding riboflavin synthase → MFTGLVEALATITEIRDEPPGKRVLLAEPTIAREAKIGDSIAINGCCLTVVSVAGDTLAFEAGSETLSRTNLGELVAGDRVNLERSLRPTDRLGGHFVSGHIDAVGYLAQRRDEGAWSHFRFRAPHAIMRYLAPKASIAVDGVSLTLVEVDDDHFSVALIPHTLAVTTLGGLSVGEAVNLETDLLAKYVERLLAWRA, encoded by the coding sequence ATGTTCACGGGTTTGGTCGAGGCGCTGGCCACCATCACCGAGATTCGCGACGAGCCACCCGGCAAAAGGGTGCTGCTGGCGGAGCCGACCATCGCGCGCGAGGCCAAAATTGGCGACAGCATCGCCATCAATGGCTGCTGCCTCACCGTGGTGTCGGTCGCTGGCGACACGCTGGCGTTTGAGGCGGGGTCGGAGACGCTGAGCCGCACCAACCTGGGAGAGTTGGTCGCCGGAGACCGCGTGAATTTGGAACGCAGTCTGCGACCCACCGACCGGCTCGGGGGGCACTTTGTCAGCGGGCATATCGACGCGGTGGGCTACTTGGCGCAGCGGCGCGACGAAGGGGCCTGGTCGCATTTTCGCTTTCGCGCGCCGCACGCGATCATGCGATATCTGGCGCCGAAGGCGTCGATCGCGGTGGATGGGGTCAGCCTCACCTTGGTGGAGGTGGACGACGATCATTTTAGCGTGGCGCTCATCCCGCATACGCTGGCGGTCACCACGTTGGGCGGTCTGTCGGTCGGTGAGGCGGTGAATCTGGAAACCGACCTGTTGGCCAAGTATGTCGAGCGCTTGCTGGCGTGGCGGGCATGA
- a CDS encoding gamma carbonic anhydrase family protein: METTPPVFRADLVHSSVYIAPGAVVVGDVAIAADSSVWFSAVIRGDCAPIRIGRGSNIQDAAVLHADPGFPTTIGDGVTVGHGAIVHGATIEDNVVVGMKSVVQNGARVGANSIIAVGCVIPEGVQIPPGSLVMGLPGKIKRPLEPHEVEMNGYSAQHYVENGKHFAQAGQLLRGTASGA; the protein is encoded by the coding sequence ATGGAAACCACGCCCCCGGTCTTTCGCGCCGACCTGGTTCACTCGTCGGTCTACATTGCCCCTGGCGCCGTGGTGGTGGGCGATGTCGCCATCGCCGCCGACTCCAGCGTGTGGTTTAGCGCCGTAATTCGCGGCGACTGCGCGCCCATCCGCATCGGCCGCGGCTCGAACATTCAAGACGCCGCCGTGCTGCACGCCGATCCCGGCTTTCCCACCACAATTGGCGACGGCGTGACGGTGGGGCATGGCGCCATCGTGCATGGCGCCACCATCGAAGACAACGTGGTGGTCGGCATGAAAAGCGTGGTCCAAAACGGCGCCCGCGTCGGCGCCAATTCCATCATCGCCGTCGGCTGCGTCATCCCCGAGGGGGTGCAGATTCCCCCTGGCTCGCTCGTCATGGGACTGCCGGGCAAGATCAAGCGCCCGCTCGAACCGCATGAGGTCGAGATGAACGGCTACAGCGCACAGCACTATGTGGAGAACGGCAAGCACTTCGCCCAGGCTGGCCAGTTGCTGCGTGGCACGGCCAGCGGCGCCTAG
- a CDS encoding RNA polymerase sigma factor: protein MPAPTQFDRLLIDRVRRGEDSAWGELIERFEGRLLAFVESRLRSRATSEDVVQETFIGFLTSLPNYDGGRPLESYLFSIAAHKLTDHLRREGRRPTIPLTADSTSASAWELPGGGRGASSIMRSGERRQIEEQALVAALADQIERWRERGDWEKIKCAELLFVRGLANKEVALALGASEQTVANYKFEFLARLKSTLKKQGLPQDVFPELAEAPG, encoded by the coding sequence ATGCCAGCGCCAACCCAGTTCGATCGTCTGTTGATCGATCGCGTGCGGCGTGGTGAGGACTCGGCCTGGGGAGAATTGATCGAGCGTTTCGAAGGGCGCCTGCTGGCCTTTGTCGAAAGCCGGCTCCGCAGCCGCGCCACCAGCGAAGATGTGGTGCAGGAGACCTTCATCGGCTTCCTTACCAGCTTGCCGAACTACGATGGCGGCCGCCCGCTGGAAAGCTACCTGTTCAGTATCGCCGCGCATAAGCTCACAGATCATCTGCGCCGCGAAGGTCGCCGCCCCACCATTCCGCTCACCGCCGATTCAACCAGCGCCAGCGCCTGGGAACTGCCCGGCGGCGGACGCGGCGCAAGCAGCATCATGCGCAGCGGCGAGCGGCGCCAGATCGAGGAGCAAGCGCTGGTGGCGGCGCTGGCCGATCAGATCGAGCGCTGGCGCGAGCGCGGTGATTGGGAAAAGATCAAATGCGCGGAGTTGTTGTTCGTCCGCGGCCTGGCGAACAAGGAGGTCGCCCTGGCGCTCGGCGCCTCCGAGCAAACCGTGGCGAATTACAAATTCGAGTTTCTGGCTCGCCTCAAATCCACGCTCAAGAAGCAAGGCCTGCCGCAAGACGTCTTCCCCGAACTGGCGGAGGCGCCCGGATGA
- the bioB gene encoding biotin synthase BioB has protein sequence MSTSAASSALTSPASASPASRWQAVADLVLSGGELQRAQAEAILRSPDDELVDLLAAAYRVRRQHFGNKVQLYFLMNAKSGLCPEDCSYCSQSKVSDAEIPRYNLLSEDKLLAGAKMAAESQAKTYCIVISARGPNEREIAAIENIVPKIKETYNLKICACLGLLKPEQARRLAACGVDRVNHNLNTSESHYAEICSTHTFQDRLDTLQAVREAGMELCSGGIIGMGEQQGDIVDMAFDLRRLGVDSIPINFLNAIPGTPLAGVGGLNPRYCLKVLCMLRFVNPTCELRIAGGRELHLRSLQPLGLYPANSIFVGDYLTTKGQDADDDYRMLKDLGFEVARNPEPATVC, from the coding sequence ATGTCGACCTCAGCCGCATCGTCCGCACTGACATCGCCTGCGTCCGCATCGCCCGCCAGCCGCTGGCAGGCTGTGGCCGACCTGGTGCTCTCCGGCGGCGAACTGCAACGCGCCCAGGCCGAGGCCATTCTCCGCTCGCCAGACGATGAACTGGTCGATCTGCTGGCCGCCGCTTACCGCGTCCGCCGTCAACATTTTGGCAACAAAGTCCAGCTCTATTTCCTAATGAACGCCAAGAGCGGTCTCTGCCCGGAAGACTGCTCCTATTGTTCGCAATCTAAAGTCTCCGACGCCGAGATTCCGCGCTACAACCTGCTGAGCGAAGACAAGCTGCTGGCCGGCGCAAAGATGGCCGCCGAGTCGCAGGCCAAAACCTATTGCATCGTCATCTCGGCGCGCGGCCCCAACGAGCGTGAGATTGCCGCGATCGAAAACATCGTGCCCAAGATCAAAGAGACCTACAACCTCAAGATCTGCGCCTGCCTCGGCTTGCTCAAGCCCGAGCAGGCGCGGCGCCTGGCCGCTTGTGGCGTCGACCGCGTGAACCACAATCTCAACACCAGCGAAAGCCACTACGCCGAAATCTGCTCTACCCACACCTTTCAAGATCGCCTGGACACCCTGCAAGCCGTGCGCGAGGCGGGCATGGAGCTCTGCTCCGGCGGCATCATCGGCATGGGCGAGCAGCAGGGTGACATCGTCGATATGGCGTTCGATCTGCGCCGCCTCGGCGTCGACTCGATCCCCATCAATTTCTTGAACGCCATCCCCGGCACGCCGCTCGCCGGCGTCGGCGGCCTCAACCCGCGCTACTGCCTCAAAGTGCTGTGCATGCTGCGCTTCGTCAATCCGACCTGCGAGCTACGCATCGCCGGCGGACGCGAACTGCACCTGCGCAGCTTGCAACCGCTCGGCTTGTATCCCGCCAATTCGATCTTTGTCGGCGACTATCTCACGACCAAGGGGCAGGACGCCGACGACGACTATCGCATGCTCAAAGATCTCGGCTTCGAGGTCGCCCGCAATCCAGAACCCGCCACGGTCTGCTAG
- a CDS encoding serine/threonine protein kinase, whose protein sequence is MNFPATEPGNLREPRSGPTKFLYPSGSRPVDGYTIKRGIGRGGFGEVYYATSDGGKEVALKLIRRNLDVELRGVAHCMNVKHPNLLALFDIRRDADDDTWVVMEYVGGETLDQVIARNPNGMPLEEVLSWMHGIAGGVGYLHDHGIVHRDLKPGNIFSDEGIVKLGDYGLSKFISASRRSGQTESVGTVHYMAPEVANGRYGKEIDLYALGVILYEMLTGHVPFEGESVGEVLMKHLTAKPDLNKVDARFRPLLERILDKDPSQRPQSVQEILAALPQPASGTASYIQNGSNPVPPIRDTMLYVPAAAVSPALPPPLPVAAPEEPIWKAIKENWTELYSAWQKADLNIFLRVAIIALAGLLVLSTSWLWLTAIPIYLIHLIVWHLVNAGRQSTAAAGGAALGASPPQFSPSPPPQATPAAMRGEQSAAPYAAPLTGETTAYVLPVKSSREKATELVTSLLVSALVAAAACFVVDSFANLDLGQMMWLTLVSTVAAWEVIVAARFADGVRADNEMTRRFVLLIGGLVLGYYAWGLDRMLLVDLPYSMNSHLRDHAVQLPHAPSALALYRGDGSPTLTAYLAYFGFLLPVLRWWRLADPQRRRRFSLWATIVYGGWSWMLSWFWPFPDQFGVAVATIAAVAVQLSSPWTHWRARDSWRRF, encoded by the coding sequence ATGAACTTTCCTGCAACGGAACCCGGCAATCTGCGCGAGCCACGCAGCGGCCCCACCAAGTTCTTGTATCCCAGCGGCTCGCGCCCCGTCGATGGCTACACGATCAAACGGGGCATCGGTCGCGGCGGCTTTGGCGAGGTCTACTACGCCACCAGCGACGGCGGCAAGGAGGTCGCGCTCAAGCTGATTCGCCGCAATCTCGATGTCGAGTTGCGCGGAGTCGCTCACTGCATGAACGTCAAGCATCCCAACCTCTTGGCGCTGTTCGACATCCGCCGCGACGCCGACGACGACACCTGGGTGGTCATGGAGTACGTCGGCGGCGAAACGCTCGATCAGGTTATCGCCCGCAACCCCAACGGCATGCCGCTCGAAGAAGTGCTCTCCTGGATGCACGGCATCGCCGGCGGAGTGGGCTACCTGCACGATCATGGCATCGTCCATCGCGACCTGAAGCCCGGCAACATCTTCAGCGACGAAGGCATCGTCAAGCTCGGCGACTATGGACTGTCGAAGTTCATCTCGGCCAGCCGTCGCAGCGGACAAACCGAAAGCGTCGGCACCGTGCACTACATGGCCCCCGAAGTGGCCAACGGCCGCTATGGCAAAGAGATCGACCTCTACGCACTCGGCGTGATTCTCTACGAGATGCTCACCGGGCATGTGCCGTTCGAAGGCGAGAGCGTGGGCGAGGTGCTCATGAAGCACCTCACCGCCAAGCCCGATCTGAACAAAGTCGACGCGCGGTTCCGTCCGCTGCTGGAACGCATCCTCGATAAAGACCCCAGCCAGCGCCCGCAATCGGTGCAAGAGATCCTGGCCGCGCTGCCGCAGCCGGCGAGTGGCACGGCGAGCTATATCCAAAACGGATCGAATCCCGTTCCGCCAATCCGCGACACCATGCTTTATGTGCCGGCGGCCGCCGTTTCCCCCGCGTTGCCACCGCCGCTGCCGGTCGCAGCGCCGGAAGAGCCCATTTGGAAGGCGATCAAAGAAAACTGGACCGAGCTTTACTCCGCCTGGCAAAAGGCCGACCTGAATATCTTTCTGCGGGTCGCCATCATCGCCTTGGCGGGTCTGTTGGTGCTGTCCACCAGTTGGCTCTGGCTCACCGCCATCCCGATTTATCTGATCCATCTCATCGTCTGGCACCTGGTCAATGCGGGCCGGCAGTCGACGGCCGCCGCTGGTGGCGCAGCGCTTGGCGCCTCGCCACCGCAATTTTCACCATCGCCTCCCCCACAGGCGACGCCAGCGGCAATGCGCGGCGAGCAGTCGGCGGCGCCCTATGCCGCGCCGCTCACCGGCGAAACGACCGCCTACGTGCTGCCGGTCAAATCCTCGCGCGAAAAGGCGACCGAACTGGTCACCTCGCTGTTGGTCAGCGCGCTGGTGGCCGCCGCGGCCTGTTTTGTCGTCGATTCGTTCGCCAATCTCGACCTGGGGCAAATGATGTGGCTCACCCTCGTTAGCACGGTCGCCGCCTGGGAGGTGATTGTGGCGGCCAGGTTCGCCGATGGCGTCCGCGCGGACAACGAAATGACTCGCCGCTTTGTGCTGCTGATTGGCGGTTTGGTGCTGGGCTACTACGCCTGGGGCCTCGATCGGATGTTGCTGGTCGACCTGCCGTACAGCATGAACTCGCATCTCCGCGATCATGCGGTTCAGTTGCCTCACGCGCCCTCCGCGCTGGCCCTGTATCGCGGCGATGGCTCCCCCACCCTTACCGCATACCTGGCCTATTTTGGTTTCTTGTTGCCAGTGCTGCGCTGGTGGCGCCTGGCCGATCCGCAGCGCCGCCGCCGTTTCAGTTTGTGGGCCACGATCGTCTATGGTGGCTGGTCCTGGATGCTGTCGTGGTTCTGGCCCTTCCCCGATCAATTCGGCGTGGCGGTGGCGACGATCGCTGCCGTGGCCGTTCAACTCAGTAGCCCATGGACCCATTGGCGCGCCCGCGACTCGTGGCGCCGCTTTTAG
- a CDS encoding Gfo/Idh/MocA family oxidoreductase, giving the protein MATNPPLNRKLKMALIGGGQGSFIGRVHATAAVLDNRAALVAGALSSNAEKSKASAPDYDIPTNRAYGSFRELLSAESKLPEGERVDFVTVATPNHTHYEIAKAAVEAGFNVLCDKPMTFDLGQAEDLAKAVDQSGVVFAVTHNYTGYPLVRQAREMVAAGDLGEVQAIRATYIQGWLRTRLETSDQKQAAWRTDPTRSGAAGCFGDIGTHAYNLGRYISGLLPTDISCHLRTYESGRQLDDYGHAVVRFENGALGTVTASQISHGRENDIAIEIDGTKGALQWRQEEPNVLVFRRNGHPHALYTRDPNASYMKPTAVASCRLPSGHPEAFFEAFANIYRFAFDDMARRASGQKFERTNTIYPNINDGVEGMYFIQQSVASAKENGAWLPLKHARARK; this is encoded by the coding sequence ATGGCCACCAACCCACCCTTGAACCGCAAACTCAAGATGGCCCTGATCGGCGGTGGCCAAGGTTCGTTTATTGGTCGCGTTCACGCCACCGCGGCGGTGCTGGACAACCGGGCGGCCTTGGTGGCCGGCGCGCTATCTTCGAACGCCGAAAAGTCGAAGGCCTCGGCGCCCGACTACGACATTCCGACGAACCGGGCCTACGGTTCGTTCCGCGAACTGCTCAGCGCCGAAAGCAAATTGCCGGAGGGGGAACGCGTTGACTTTGTGACCGTGGCGACGCCGAATCACACGCACTACGAGATCGCCAAAGCAGCGGTGGAGGCGGGCTTCAATGTGCTGTGCGACAAGCCGATGACCTTCGATCTGGGGCAGGCAGAGGACCTGGCCAAGGCGGTCGATCAATCGGGGGTGGTGTTCGCCGTCACCCACAACTACACGGGTTATCCATTGGTGCGACAGGCGCGCGAGATGGTCGCGGCCGGCGACTTGGGAGAGGTTCAGGCGATTCGGGCGACTTATATTCAGGGTTGGCTGAGGACGCGGTTGGAAACATCGGACCAGAAGCAAGCGGCTTGGCGCACCGATCCGACGCGTAGCGGCGCCGCCGGCTGCTTTGGCGACATTGGCACACACGCCTACAACCTGGGGCGCTACATCAGCGGGCTGCTGCCGACCGACATTAGCTGCCACTTGCGAACCTACGAGTCGGGCCGGCAACTGGACGACTACGGCCATGCGGTGGTGCGGTTCGAGAACGGGGCGCTGGGCACGGTGACTGCCTCGCAGATCAGCCACGGCCGCGAGAACGACATTGCCATCGAAATCGACGGCACCAAGGGGGCGCTGCAATGGCGGCAGGAAGAGCCGAATGTGCTGGTCTTCCGCCGCAACGGCCATCCGCACGCGCTGTACACGCGCGACCCGAACGCGTCTTACATGAAGCCGACCGCCGTGGCGAGTTGCCGCTTGCCGAGCGGCCATCCGGAGGCGTTCTTTGAGGCGTTCGCCAACATCTACCGCTTTGCCTTCGACGACATGGCGCGGCGCGCCAGCGGCCAGAAGTTCGAGCGGACCAACACCATTTACCCCAACATCAACGATGGGGTGGAGGGAATGTATTTCATTCAGCAGAGCGTGGCCAGCGCCAAGGAGAATGGCGCCTGGTTGCCGCTCAAACATGCCCGCGCGCGCAAGTAG
- the acs gene encoding acetate--CoA ligase produces MADNAAQLDNVMHEDRVFPPPAEFAARASIGSLEAYEALWKRAAGDIEKFWGELGQELHWFKPYSQVLRWKEPFAEWFVGGQTNVAYNCLDAHLNTPRKNKAALIWEGEPGEQRVLTYQMLHREVCKFANVLKGLGVKPGDVVSIYMPLVPELAVALLACARIGAVHSVIFGGFSSEAIADRNNDAKAKIQITADGGWRRGHQLALKANVDAALAKSPTVEKCVVFRRTGAPVEMQAGRDFWWHDLMAEASADCPATPMDSEAPLFILYTSGSTGKPKGIKHTTAGYNLFVKKTTEWVFDLREEDTFWCTADIGWVTGHSYVVYGPLSCGATTVMYEGAPNWPNEGRFWEIIERYRVSILYTAPTAIRAFIKWGDQWLEGKDLSSLRLLGTVGEGINPEAWMWYHQRVGKERCPIVDTWWQTETGGIMMSPLPGAIAAKPGSCTRPLPGIIPAIVNQAGKPVPQGAGGWLVMEKPWPGMLRGIWGDDQRYREQYWSKIPGKYLAGDNARCDADGYYWIMGRIDDVINVSGHRLSTIEIESALVSHPRVAEAAAVGRPDELKGQAVAVFVTLKDSNPSDALKDELRKHVRQEIGALAQPDDIHFAGALPKTRSGKIMRRLLRDIAEGKETVGDTTTLEDYTVLAKLREEE; encoded by the coding sequence ATGGCCGACAACGCCGCACAGCTCGACAACGTGATGCATGAGGATCGCGTATTTCCACCGCCGGCGGAGTTTGCGGCGCGAGCGAGCATCGGTTCGCTGGAGGCGTACGAAGCGCTATGGAAGCGGGCCGCGGGCGACATTGAAAAGTTTTGGGGGGAGCTGGGTCAGGAACTGCATTGGTTCAAGCCGTATTCGCAGGTGTTGCGCTGGAAGGAGCCGTTCGCCGAGTGGTTCGTCGGCGGGCAAACCAACGTGGCCTACAACTGCCTGGACGCGCATTTGAACACGCCGCGCAAAAACAAGGCGGCGCTAATCTGGGAGGGGGAGCCGGGCGAGCAGCGCGTGCTGACGTATCAAATGCTGCACCGGGAGGTTTGCAAGTTCGCCAACGTGCTCAAAGGGCTGGGCGTGAAGCCGGGGGACGTGGTTTCGATCTACATGCCGCTGGTGCCGGAGTTGGCGGTGGCGCTCTTGGCGTGCGCGCGGATCGGGGCGGTGCATTCGGTGATTTTTGGCGGCTTTTCGAGCGAGGCGATCGCCGACCGCAATAACGACGCCAAGGCGAAGATTCAGATCACGGCGGATGGCGGCTGGCGGCGCGGACACCAGTTGGCGCTCAAGGCGAATGTCGACGCGGCGCTCGCCAAGTCGCCGACGGTCGAGAAATGCGTCGTTTTCCGGCGGACCGGCGCGCCGGTCGAGATGCAGGCGGGTCGCGACTTTTGGTGGCATGACCTGATGGCCGAGGCGTCGGCCGATTGCCCCGCCACGCCGATGGACAGCGAGGCGCCGCTGTTCATCCTGTACACCAGCGGCTCGACGGGCAAACCCAAAGGCATCAAGCACACCACCGCCGGTTACAACCTGTTTGTCAAGAAAACAACCGAGTGGGTCTTCGACCTGCGAGAAGAGGACACATTTTGGTGCACCGCCGACATCGGCTGGGTGACCGGGCATAGCTACGTCGTGTATGGCCCGCTCTCCTGCGGCGCCACGACGGTGATGTACGAAGGGGCGCCGAACTGGCCGAACGAAGGTCGGTTTTGGGAGATCATCGAGCGCTATCGGGTGAGTATTCTCTACACCGCGCCGACCGCGATTCGCGCATTCATCAAATGGGGCGACCAGTGGTTGGAAGGCAAGGACCTCTCGAGTTTGCGGCTGTTGGGCACGGTGGGCGAAGGCATCAACCCGGAAGCCTGGATGTGGTACCACCAGCGCGTGGGCAAGGAACGATGCCCGATCGTGGACACCTGGTGGCAGACCGAAACGGGGGGCATCATGATGAGTCCCTTGCCCGGCGCCATCGCCGCCAAGCCGGGTAGTTGCACGCGGCCGCTGCCGGGGATTATTCCGGCGATTGTGAACCAGGCGGGCAAGCCGGTGCCGCAAGGCGCGGGGGGCTGGCTGGTGATGGAGAAGCCGTGGCCGGGCATGCTGCGCGGCATTTGGGGAGACGACCAGCGCTACCGCGAGCAGTACTGGTCGAAGATTCCGGGCAAGTACCTGGCCGGCGACAATGCGCGCTGCGACGCCGACGGCTACTATTGGATCATGGGGCGCATCGACGATGTGATCAACGTCTCTGGCCATCGGTTGAGCACGATCGAAATCGAAAGCGCGCTTGTCAGCCATCCACGGGTGGCGGAGGCGGCGGCGGTCGGTCGACCAGATGAGCTCAAGGGGCAAGCGGTGGCAGTGTTCGTCACGCTCAAGGACTCGAACCCAAGCGACGCCTTGAAGGACGAGTTGCGCAAACACGTGCGTCAGGAGATTGGCGCCTTGGCGCAGCCCGACGATATTCACTTCGCCGGCGCGCTGCCGAAGACGCGCAGCGGTAAGATCATGCGGCGGCTGTTGCGCGACATTGCCGAAGGCAAGGAGACGGTGGGCGACACCACGACGCTGGAAGATTACACGGTGCTGGCCAAGCTGCGCGAAGAAGAGTAG
- the rsmA gene encoding 16S rRNA (adenine(1518)-N(6)/adenine(1519)-N(6))-dimethyltransferase RsmA, which translates to MEPRNALPDALSASANQTLSFLQRRFREVGIRPKTQHGQNFLIDLNLLRLLFDSAEVTGNDVVLEVGAGTGALTAMLAERAAAVVSVEIDSEVAALAEENLASLDRVTLLVADALRNKNHLNPVVMDAVGEKLAAAPGRRLKLVANLPYHVGTPIISNLLVGEPLPHSMTVTIQKEVADRLRATPGTKDYGATSVWVQSQCAVEIVRNLPPSAFWPRPKVTSSIVRIVFQPERRARLGDTVFFHGFVRSMFLHRRKFLRSVMVAAYKQELDKSAVDAILETMGLGPETRAEQLEIEQFVWLAELVRERLGAAG; encoded by the coding sequence ATGGAGCCTCGCAACGCTTTGCCCGACGCGCTCTCGGCTTCGGCCAATCAAACACTATCGTTCTTGCAGCGGCGGTTCCGCGAGGTGGGCATTCGGCCCAAGACGCAGCACGGCCAAAACTTTTTGATCGATTTGAACCTGCTGCGGCTATTGTTCGACAGCGCCGAGGTAACGGGGAACGACGTGGTGCTGGAGGTGGGCGCCGGCACAGGCGCGCTGACCGCCATGCTGGCCGAGCGCGCGGCGGCGGTGGTGTCGGTGGAAATCGATTCCGAAGTGGCGGCGCTGGCCGAGGAGAACCTGGCGTCGCTTGATCGAGTGACGCTGCTGGTGGCCGACGCGCTGCGCAACAAAAATCACTTGAACCCGGTGGTGATGGATGCCGTGGGCGAGAAGTTGGCTGCCGCGCCCGGACGGCGGCTGAAGCTGGTCGCCAACCTGCCGTATCATGTCGGCACGCCGATCATCAGCAATCTGTTGGTTGGCGAACCGTTGCCGCACTCGATGACCGTGACCATTCAGAAAGAAGTGGCCGATCGGCTGCGCGCGACGCCGGGAACCAAGGACTATGGCGCCACATCGGTTTGGGTGCAGAGCCAATGCGCGGTGGAGATTGTGCGCAACTTGCCGCCGAGCGCCTTTTGGCCGCGGCCCAAGGTGACCTCGTCGATCGTGCGGATTGTGTTTCAGCCCGAGCGGCGGGCGCGGCTGGGGGACACGGTATTTTTTCACGGTTTTGTGCGATCGATGTTCTTGCATCGACGCAAGTTCCTGCGGAGCGTGATGGTGGCGGCGTACAAGCAAGAACTGGATAAGTCGGCGGTCGACGCGATTTTGGAGACGATGGGTCTGGGGCCCGAGACACGGGCCGAGCAGTTGGAGATCGAGCAATTCGTTTGGCTGGCGGAACTGGTGCGCGAGCGGCTTGGCGCTGCCGGCTGA